The following are encoded in a window of Ferribacterium limneticum genomic DNA:
- a CDS encoding YncE family protein has translation MSISAKQIRFESRHAGRAITAVIALLAGVGALVWSPSPLTAAPLMAAPLNVFAGPTSSQPLALSADGAFLVVANPDNNSVTFFDLRSDRNRRVAEVPVQGEPNGVAFLPNGSKAYVANTVSGTVSVIKTNIANGVVARPSKHIVVGTEPYGLALTPNGRKLYVTNARSNSVSVIDTATDTVVNTISNVGFEPRGLAISNDGDGDDTDETVYVTQFLSLPVAGKVDGADDAKVGKVTVLSTSTDSIVTEATLQPLADSGFKANGDALARIAPGANFTFTTGAYPNQLNGIGIKNGFAYVPNTGASPNGPVRFDVNTHSLLSVLDGSNHLDAGLTLNMHTAVRDQTSTPKLFITQPWALAFKHLADEGYVVSAASNIVVKLAVDGQSGAPSVLSDPTDSARVLQIKVGKNPRGIVVNGADTRAYVMNYVSRDVSVINLTAIPEAVMATLKSTNMPAVGTQADIVHIGKELYNTSVGEFDPATPAGAPITGRMSNNGWGSCAACHSPFGLTDNVVWIFAAGPRRTIPQHTDFDLTDSTRSIQRILNWSAIFDEEEDFELNIRNVSGGAGLIVQADGVTPDAAVAAFTPASANRNQLKVRGVGGWDAIKAFEKFGIRPPISPVAKSEPDVLAGRALFTSANCQQCHGGPQWTSGRLRYTPPPSAAQVVGGQIIGELRKVGTFDASFFNEVRATATAPLGADGFVPASLLSLFAFPRTFLHNGAAKSLDEVLNNVTHRSAGTSGVDKLSNPADRAKIVRFLQSIDAATIPIF, from the coding sequence ATGAGCATTTCCGCGAAGCAGATAAGGTTCGAGAGCCGGCACGCTGGTCGGGCGATAACGGCAGTGATCGCCTTGCTGGCGGGCGTTGGTGCGCTGGTGTGGTCGCCGTCGCCGCTCACTGCTGCGCCGCTCATGGCGGCGCCACTCAACGTATTCGCTGGGCCGACCTCGTCGCAGCCCCTGGCGCTGAGCGCCGATGGCGCGTTTCTGGTGGTGGCCAATCCGGACAATAACAGCGTCACCTTCTTCGACCTGCGCAGCGACCGCAACCGGCGGGTGGCGGAAGTGCCAGTGCAGGGCGAACCCAACGGCGTGGCCTTCCTGCCCAACGGCAGCAAGGCTTACGTGGCTAACACCGTGAGCGGCACGGTGTCGGTGATCAAGACCAATATCGCCAACGGCGTGGTCGCCAGGCCGAGCAAGCACATCGTGGTGGGCACCGAACCCTACGGCCTGGCGCTGACCCCCAACGGCAGAAAGCTGTACGTTACCAACGCCCGCTCCAACTCGGTCTCGGTCATCGATACCGCCACCGACACGGTAGTGAATACTATCTCCAACGTGGGCTTCGAGCCGCGCGGCCTGGCGATTTCCAACGACGGCGACGGCGATGACACGGACGAAACTGTCTACGTCACCCAATTCCTCTCGCTGCCGGTGGCCGGCAAGGTGGATGGCGCCGATGACGCCAAGGTCGGCAAAGTCACGGTGCTGTCGACCTCGACCGACAGCATTGTCACCGAAGCGACCCTGCAGCCGCTTGCCGACAGCGGCTTCAAGGCCAATGGCGATGCCCTGGCGCGGATCGCGCCAGGCGCCAATTTCACCTTCACCACCGGCGCCTACCCCAACCAGCTCAACGGCATCGGCATCAAGAACGGCTTCGCCTACGTCCCCAACACTGGCGCCTCACCCAACGGGCCGGTGCGCTTTGACGTCAACACCCACAGCCTGCTGTCGGTGCTGGACGGCAGCAACCACCTCGACGCCGGCCTCACTCTCAACATGCACACCGCCGTGCGCGACCAGACGTCGACGCCCAAGCTGTTCATCACCCAGCCCTGGGCGCTAGCCTTCAAGCACCTGGCCGACGAGGGTTACGTCGTCAGCGCGGCGAGCAACATCGTCGTCAAGCTGGCGGTGGACGGGCAGTCCGGCGCGCCAAGTGTGCTGAGCGATCCCACCGATTCAGCCCGTGTGCTGCAGATCAAGGTCGGCAAGAACCCGCGCGGCATCGTGGTCAACGGTGCCGATACGCGCGCCTACGTCATGAATTACGTGTCCCGCGACGTCTCGGTGATCAACCTCACTGCGATTCCCGAGGCCGTGATGGCGACTTTGAAATCGACTAACATGCCGGCCGTTGGCACTCAGGCCGACATCGTGCACATCGGCAAGGAGCTGTACAACACCTCGGTCGGCGAGTTCGATCCAGCAACGCCGGCCGGCGCCCCGATCACCGGGCGCATGTCCAACAACGGCTGGGGCTCCTGCGCCGCCTGCCACAGCCCCTTCGGCCTCACCGACAACGTGGTGTGGATCTTCGCCGCCGGGCCGCGGCGGACCATTCCGCAGCATACCGACTTCGATCTCACCGATTCGACCCGCAGCATTCAACGCATTCTCAACTGGTCGGCGATATTTGACGAGGAAGAGGATTTCGAACTTAACATCCGCAATGTCTCCGGCGGCGCCGGCCTGATCGTCCAGGCCGATGGCGTGACGCCCGACGCCGCGGTGGCCGCCTTCACCCCCGCCAGCGCCAACCGGAATCAGCTCAAGGTGCGCGGCGTGGGGGGCTGGGACGCCATCAAGGCCTTCGAGAAGTTCGGCATCCGCCCGCCCATCTCGCCGGTCGCCAAGAGCGAGCCGGACGTGCTCGCCGGACGTGCCCTGTTCACCTCCGCCAACTGCCAGCAATGCCACGGCGGCCCGCAATGGACCAGCGGGCGGCTGCGCTATACGCCGCCGCCGAGCGCTGCCCAGGTAGTGGGTGGCCAGATCATCGGCGAACTGCGTAAGGTCGGTACCTTCGACGCCAGCTTCTTCAATGAGGTGCGCGCCACCGCCACCGCGCCGCTCGGCGCCGACGGCTTCGTTCCCGCCTCACTGCTGTCGCTGTTCGCCTTCCCGCGGACCTTCCTGCATAACGGTGCGGCGAAGTCGCTGGACGAAGTGCTGAACAACGTCACGCACCGCTCTGCCGGCACCAGCGGCGTGGATAAGCTCTCCAACCCCGCCGACCGGGCAAAGATAGTGAGATTCCTGCAGTCCATCGACGCGGCGACGATACCGATATTTTGA
- a CDS encoding PEP-CTERM sorting domain-containing protein yields MNPFRFPRLSRVAALSCWALLAMPGASQAGPIVSGTYYQFGFGDAGLAATGCDPADPAGAFCLASSGTPTTFADASPWSFLAPASGSELIVTDAFESGDQFEIFDFGLSLGLTSAPGANIVDCGDDPVPCLADPSISHGSFLLAAGAHAITIVPVLAPSFGGSGYFIVDATATPLPEPGSLALFALALAGLILARRSPLR; encoded by the coding sequence ATGAACCCTTTTCGTTTTCCAAGACTCTCCCGCGTTGCCGCGCTTAGCTGTTGGGCGCTTCTCGCAATGCCGGGGGCCAGCCAGGCCGGGCCGATCGTGTCAGGCACCTATTACCAGTTCGGTTTCGGCGATGCCGGTTTGGCGGCCACTGGCTGCGACCCGGCGGACCCGGCCGGAGCCTTCTGCCTGGCTAGTTCCGGCACGCCGACGACATTTGCCGACGCCTCGCCTTGGTCCTTCCTGGCACCCGCCAGCGGTTCGGAGCTCATCGTTACCGATGCCTTTGAGTCCGGCGACCAGTTTGAAATCTTCGATTTCGGCCTGAGCCTGGGGCTCACCTCCGCTCCGGGGGCCAACATAGTTGACTGCGGCGACGATCCCGTGCCCTGTCTGGCCGACCCGAGCATCAGCCATGGCAGTTTCCTCCTTGCGGCCGGGGCGCACGCCATCACGATCGTGCCCGTTCTGGCACCCAGCTTCGGCGGTAGCGGTTATTTCATCGTCGACGCCACTGCTACCCCGCTGCCCGAACCCGGCTCGCTGGCCTTGTTCGCTTTGGCGTTGGCCGGGCTAATCCTCGCCAGACGCTCGCCGCTGCGCTGA
- a CDS encoding extracellular catalytic domain type 1 short-chain-length polyhydroxyalkanoate depolymerase, which translates to MNTRLAVPKKSPNTKPGKRWLNAFMLTLLLALPLTASAQSSWWCIWFPWLCAAPASSCGAPLSEVTNFGANPGNLKMCQYLPANLGASRPLVVALHGCRQEAAAYDDEPGWTKLADQHRFALLLPQQQQANNSSKCFNWFERGDNERDRGEALSIRQMIDKVKTDARVDPQKVYVTGLSAGGAMTAVMLATYPEVFAGGAIIAGIPYKCANDAGEALGQCGVSLSGQVAPMKNLTPAQWGALVRSASNHNGPFPRVSIWQGTADGTVNPQDQRELVDQWTNVLGIDQIPDGEDTINGQAHKQYKDSNGKVLVETVLITGMGHGTPIAPRAAENGCGKAAPFILDVGICSSFHIIKFWGLDVP; encoded by the coding sequence ATGAATACACGCTTGGCGGTTCCTAAGAAATCACCCAATACGAAGCCAGGCAAGCGCTGGCTCAACGCATTCATGCTGACGCTGTTGCTGGCGCTGCCGCTGACGGCTTCCGCGCAATCCTCCTGGTGGTGCATCTGGTTCCCGTGGCTGTGCGCCGCCCCGGCCAGCAGTTGCGGCGCGCCACTGAGCGAAGTCACCAACTTCGGCGCCAACCCGGGCAATCTGAAAATGTGCCAGTACCTGCCGGCGAATCTCGGCGCGTCGCGCCCGCTGGTCGTCGCGCTGCACGGCTGCCGGCAGGAGGCGGCGGCTTACGATGACGAGCCGGGCTGGACCAAGCTCGCCGACCAGCACCGTTTCGCGCTCTTGCTGCCGCAACAGCAGCAGGCCAATAACTCGTCGAAGTGCTTCAACTGGTTCGAACGCGGCGACAACGAGCGCGACAGGGGCGAAGCCTTGTCGATCCGGCAAATGATCGACAAGGTCAAGACCGATGCCCGCGTCGACCCGCAGAAAGTCTATGTCACCGGCCTTTCAGCCGGCGGCGCCATGACCGCGGTGATGCTCGCCACCTATCCGGAAGTCTTTGCCGGGGGTGCGATCATCGCCGGCATCCCCTACAAGTGCGCCAACGACGCGGGCGAAGCATTGGGTCAATGCGGCGTCAGCCTGTCGGGTCAGGTGGCGCCGATGAAAAATTTGACGCCGGCCCAGTGGGGCGCGCTGGTGCGCAGCGCTTCGAACCACAATGGGCCGTTCCCACGCGTCTCGATCTGGCAGGGGACAGCGGACGGCACGGTCAACCCGCAGGACCAGCGAGAACTGGTGGACCAGTGGACCAACGTGCTGGGCATCGATCAGATCCCCGACGGCGAGGACACGATCAACGGCCAGGCACACAAGCAGTACAAGGACAGCAACGGCAAGGTGCTGGTCGAGACGGTGTTGATCACTGGCATGGGGCACGGCACCCCGATCGCTCCCCGCGCTGCGGAAAACGGGTGCGGCAAGGCGGCACCGTTCATTCTGGACGTGGGGATTTGCTCCAGCTTCCACATCATCAAGTTCTGGGGGCTCGACGTACCGTGA
- a CDS encoding DUF4062 domain-containing protein: MKIFLSSTYRDLIEYRAAGAEALERLGQQGIRMEVFGARPTDATTACFDEIAESDALVGIYAHRYGHIPEGQTTSITEQEFEFARSRSKPVFCFLIDDEQPWPPKHIDGEPSRTALLSFKNRIQSQIVTEVVSTPHDFAFKVASSVGRFLLTRKVKETLDKAPSAEAGSSESGNSQAARRAARLAHVVAGAKVLLVNDVPEQMNYVVSLMEQLGIDVSIETTSDSAIASLTSKKFDVVISDMERYGIQDEGIRFLERLRTLPNAPPVIFTVGAYRPDLGTPTYAFGITNRVDECLNLLFDALERARG, from the coding sequence ATGAAAATTTTCCTGAGTTCCACATATCGAGACCTCATCGAGTATCGAGCGGCTGGAGCAGAGGCACTTGAGCGCTTGGGCCAACAAGGTATTCGAATGGAGGTTTTCGGAGCTAGGCCCACAGATGCGACTACGGCTTGCTTCGATGAAATTGCGGAGTCCGATGCGCTTGTAGGTATCTATGCGCATAGGTACGGGCATATTCCCGAAGGCCAAACAACCTCAATAACGGAGCAAGAGTTTGAGTTTGCTCGATCTAGGTCCAAACCCGTATTCTGCTTCCTGATAGACGATGAACAGCCGTGGCCACCAAAGCACATCGATGGCGAGCCTAGTCGAACTGCGCTCCTTTCATTCAAGAATCGCATTCAGAGTCAAATTGTGACAGAAGTTGTTTCAACACCGCATGACTTTGCATTCAAAGTCGCCTCCTCAGTGGGAAGATTTCTTCTAACTCGAAAGGTCAAGGAAACGCTAGATAAAGCCCCAAGCGCCGAGGCCGGCAGTTCGGAGTCGGGAAACTCTCAGGCTGCCCGGAGGGCCGCACGCTTGGCACACGTTGTCGCTGGTGCCAAAGTGCTTCTTGTGAACGATGTGCCGGAACAGATGAACTATGTAGTCTCGCTAATGGAGCAACTTGGAATCGATGTCAGCATTGAAACCACATCAGACTCTGCGATTGCTTCGCTTACATCCAAGAAATTTGATGTGGTCATCTCAGACATGGAGCGGTATGGTATTCAAGATGAAGGAATTCGTTTTTTGGAGCGACTAAGAACTTTGCCCAACGCTCCTCCTGTGATCTTCACGGTCGGCGCATATCGCCCAGACCTTGGAACACCAACCTACGCCTTCGGCATCACCAATCGCGTAGATGAGTGCTTGAATCTGCTGTTTGATGCCTTGGAAAGAGCGCGAGGATGA
- a CDS encoding cupin domain-containing protein, giving the protein MTSYQFDDHAIHWNRFGDFVPSFHYTILDLDEKSRIADVLFKFPANEQIVLHRHHALNHTFVVQGEHRLYETDGSLRETRPTGSYTVSPGSEVPHREGGGGQDVIIHFSIRPGNEELLYEILDDAGNPLGTVTFQALVELYQAQRSSTPG; this is encoded by the coding sequence ATGACCAGCTATCAATTCGATGATCACGCCATTCATTGGAATCGCTTTGGCGACTTTGTGCCCAGTTTTCACTACACCATCCTTGATCTGGACGAGAAAAGCCGAATCGCAGATGTGCTGTTCAAATTTCCTGCCAATGAACAAATCGTTCTGCACCGTCATCATGCGCTCAACCATACCTTTGTGGTTCAAGGGGAGCACCGACTGTACGAGACCGATGGCAGCCTGCGCGAGACACGGCCGACAGGCAGCTACACCGTTTCGCCTGGCAGCGAAGTACCCCATCGGGAAGGTGGCGGCGGACAGGATGTCATTATTCATTTCAGCATTCGGCCCGGTAACGAAGAATTGCTCTACGAGATTCTTGATGACGCAGGTAATCCACTTGGCACAGTGACCTTCCAGGCACTGGTTGAGCTTTATCAGGCTCAACGGTCGAGCACACCTGGCTAA
- a CDS encoding class I fructose-bisphosphate aldolase, protein MNIDELKSVAQTIVAMQKGVLAADESSPTIKKRFESINVESSEENRRRYREILFTAEGIERHIGGVILFDETLRQSTREGIPFPKLLSNRGIVPGIKVDKGTKALALFPDDKITEGLDGLADRLVEYRDLGAQFAKWRAVINIDDRSLPSMYAIRANAHQLARYAAMCQEAGLLPVVEPEVLMDGAHDIERCEAVTAQVLEAVFAELNAHRVAFEGILLKPNMVIPGKKCARQASVQEVAEATLRCLKRYVPAAVPGIVFLSGGQSDVDATDHLNAMNAMGPQPWEVSFSYGRALQAPVLAAWAGDESNVATAQKALLNRCHLNGLARDGKYARSMECAT, encoded by the coding sequence ATGAATATCGATGAGCTCAAGTCTGTCGCCCAGACCATTGTTGCCATGCAGAAGGGTGTGCTGGCAGCAGATGAAAGCAGCCCGACGATCAAGAAGCGTTTCGAGTCCATCAACGTTGAATCCAGTGAAGAAAATCGCCGGCGCTACCGCGAAATTCTGTTTACGGCTGAGGGCATTGAGCGCCATATCGGTGGCGTTATCCTCTTTGATGAGACGCTGCGCCAGAGCACGCGGGAAGGTATTCCTTTTCCCAAGTTATTGTCGAACCGTGGAATCGTTCCTGGTATCAAGGTGGACAAGGGAACCAAGGCGCTCGCACTGTTTCCCGACGACAAAATCACCGAAGGTCTGGACGGCTTGGCCGATCGGCTTGTCGAATATCGAGACCTGGGCGCGCAATTCGCCAAGTGGCGTGCGGTGATCAATATTGACGACCGTAGTCTTCCATCAATGTACGCTATTCGCGCCAATGCCCACCAGTTGGCACGCTATGCCGCGATGTGTCAGGAAGCTGGCCTGCTACCTGTCGTCGAGCCAGAAGTACTCATGGACGGCGCGCATGACATCGAGCGTTGCGAGGCGGTGACAGCGCAAGTGCTCGAAGCGGTTTTCGCCGAACTCAATGCCCATCGGGTGGCGTTCGAAGGCATATTACTCAAGCCGAACATGGTGATCCCTGGCAAGAAGTGCGCGCGCCAGGCGAGTGTGCAGGAAGTTGCCGAAGCCACGCTCCGTTGCCTGAAGCGCTATGTTCCGGCGGCGGTCCCTGGCATTGTGTTCTTATCAGGCGGGCAGAGCGATGTCGATGCCACCGATCACCTGAACGCCATGAATGCCATGGGCCCTCAGCCGTGGGAGGTCAGTTTCTCGTATGGGCGCGCATTGCAGGCGCCGGTGCTGGCTGCCTGGGCAGGCGATGAAAGCAATGTCGCTACGGCGCAGAAGGCGCTCCTGAATCGATGCCACCTCAATGGTCTGGCGCGCGACGGGAAGTATGCCCGGTCGATGGAGTGCGCTACCTAG
- a CDS encoding YkgJ family cysteine cluster protein, whose protein sequence is MTFSRQELDSGSGGWVPTALTENDPVFRRCAHMLGTRDHPRRCVALKGSIGVSVSCAIYDLRPSPCRDFAQEADAGRGDARCGDARRLHDLPPLKGSYDAFPL, encoded by the coding sequence GTGACATTCTCACGGCAAGAACTCGATTCCGGGTCTGGGGGATGGGTACCGACTGCATTGACCGAAAATGACCCTGTCTTTCGTCGATGTGCACATATGCTTGGCACCCGCGATCATCCGAGGCGCTGCGTTGCACTAAAGGGAAGCATTGGGGTCAGCGTTAGCTGCGCAATCTATGACCTGCGCCCAAGCCCCTGTCGCGATTTTGCGCAGGAGGCCGATGCGGGACGGGGTGACGCGCGTTGCGGCGATGCCCGTCGTCTTCACGACCTTCCTCCACTAAAGGGATCGTATGATGCCTTCCCTCTTTAA
- a CDS encoding TIR domain-containing protein gives MTDIFLSYTERDRETARRIAEALGSAGWSVWWDRRIPAGETWRSVLEHALEDMRCMVVLWSAKSIESEWVYEEATEGRRLGKLVPVMIEAVRPPAGFREIQAADLTGWDGSPDFDGLRMLLADLENLLGKPVAVVPERPVKPIHTGPGEAGQAYDPADLAAVKPKAPGWPKSSLVGMAVAGALLLAVGAGYLALSGREPTVLEPQARQPERPETRPGPVAPTPAPVADAPATKKPAAESVTAEVPIRTEKLAQKPAARPIDEKVKTTRAPAIKARCADLLSRVQLGESLSYEAQAVFQKECQQ, from the coding sequence ATGACCGATATATTCCTGAGTTATACCGAACGGGACCGGGAGACGGCGCGGCGGATTGCCGAGGCTCTTGGTTCGGCGGGCTGGAGCGTCTGGTGGGACCGGCGGATTCCGGCCGGGGAAACTTGGCGCAGCGTGCTTGAGCATGCGCTGGAAGACATGCGCTGCATGGTGGTCTTGTGGTCGGCCAAATCGATTGAAAGCGAATGGGTTTACGAGGAGGCCACCGAGGGGCGCCGGTTGGGCAAGCTCGTGCCGGTGATGATCGAAGCCGTTCGCCCGCCGGCCGGTTTTCGTGAGATTCAGGCGGCCGATCTGACGGGCTGGGATGGCTCGCCCGATTTCGATGGCCTGCGCATGTTGCTGGCCGATCTCGAAAATCTGCTGGGCAAGCCGGTTGCTGTTGTACCGGAACGACCGGTGAAACCGATTCACACGGGGCCCGGAGAAGCAGGCCAGGCTTACGACCCGGCCGATCTGGCCGCCGTAAAACCCAAGGCGCCCGGGTGGCCCAAAAGCAGTTTGGTCGGCATGGCTGTCGCTGGCGCGCTGTTGCTGGCGGTGGGGGCCGGCTACCTGGCTTTGTCCGGGCGTGAACCGACGGTGCTTGAACCTCAGGCGCGTCAACCGGAACGGCCGGAAACGCGCCCCGGCCCGGTGGCGCCAACACCTGCGCCAGTGGCCGACGCCCCGGCCACCAAGAAACCTGCGGCAGAATCAGTGACCGCAGAAGTGCCGATCCGGACCGAAAAACTGGCGCAGAAGCCGGCCGCGCGGCCTATCGACGAGAAAGTCAAAACAACGCGGGCGCCGGCGATCAAGGCGCGCTGCGCCGATCTTCTCTCCCGGGTTCAGTTGGGCGAATCGCTGTCCTACGAGGCGCAAGCCGTATTCCAGAAGGAGTGTCAGCAATGA
- a CDS encoding OmpA family protein — MTTIFHKTGAAGFCITALCVALLATGCDSLREKPATPAAPATSSQPSSSTPPAAPPPTQAYDKAVLSAATALFKNAKLPAEGMPAQAKYAVVIDPLIDGMTGTQSVATQAMGLRLANMMREQYPQFDVKAFSAANVARSPLVLIGTFTGVNAERKTAGPREAYRICLALADLRSGKLVSKGLAFALPDGVDPTPLAFFRDAPAWSEDPATEGYIKTCQGTKAGDPINPLYLDRIIAASLVAEAIAAYDAGRYQEALELYGNALATPAGNQFRVHNGIYLAHWKLGHRQQAAAAFGKIVDYGLEHRRLAVKFLFRPGSTAFVNDPKLSGPYPVWLKTIAQRTSGAGSCLEVTGHTSPTGPEPLNERLSLLRAEFVKARLEGAAPKLAKRMIANGVGSRQTMVGNGRDDASDALDRRVEFKVIGC; from the coding sequence ATGACGACCATTTTTCACAAAACGGGCGCCGCCGGGTTCTGCATAACGGCGTTGTGCGTCGCGCTGCTCGCCACGGGCTGCGACAGCCTGCGCGAGAAACCGGCAACACCGGCCGCCCCCGCCACCAGCTCGCAGCCCTCTTCTTCCACCCCGCCCGCCGCCCCGCCGCCAACGCAAGCCTACGACAAGGCGGTGTTGAGCGCAGCCACCGCCTTGTTCAAAAATGCCAAACTGCCGGCCGAGGGCATGCCGGCGCAGGCCAAGTACGCAGTCGTCATCGACCCGCTGATCGACGGCATGACCGGGACGCAATCGGTCGCCACGCAGGCGATGGGCCTCCGTCTGGCCAACATGATGCGCGAGCAGTATCCGCAGTTCGACGTGAAGGCGTTTTCGGCCGCCAACGTGGCCAGGAGCCCGCTCGTGCTGATCGGCACCTTCACCGGCGTCAACGCCGAGCGCAAGACGGCCGGGCCGCGCGAGGCTTACCGGATTTGCCTGGCGCTGGCCGATCTGCGCAGCGGCAAGCTGGTCAGCAAGGGCCTTGCCTTCGCCTTGCCCGACGGCGTCGATCCGACGCCGCTGGCCTTCTTCCGCGATGCCCCGGCCTGGTCCGAAGACCCGGCGACCGAGGGCTATATCAAGACCTGCCAGGGGACGAAGGCCGGCGACCCGATCAATCCGCTCTACCTCGACCGCATCATCGCCGCCTCGCTGGTCGCCGAAGCCATAGCCGCCTACGATGCGGGCCGCTATCAGGAGGCGCTGGAGCTCTATGGCAACGCCCTGGCCACGCCGGCCGGCAACCAGTTTCGCGTCCATAACGGCATTTACCTCGCCCACTGGAAGCTGGGGCACCGGCAACAGGCGGCCGCGGCCTTCGGGAAGATCGTCGATTACGGCCTCGAACACCGCCGCCTGGCCGTCAAATTCCTCTTCCGGCCCGGCTCGACGGCTTTCGTCAATGATCCCAAGCTCAGTGGCCCGTATCCGGTCTGGCTGAAGACCATCGCCCAGCGCACATCAGGCGCCGGTAGTTGCCTGGAAGTGACCGGCCACACCAGCCCGACCGGCCCAGAACCCTTGAACGAACGGCTGTCGCTGTTGCGGGCAGAATTCGTCAAGGCGCGCCTGGAAGGAGCAGCGCCGAAACTGGCCAAACGGATGATTGCCAACGGTGTCGGCTCGCGGCAAACGATGGTCGGCAACGGCCGCGACGATGCCAGCGATGCGCTGGATCGGCGGGTGGAGTTCAAGGTGATCGGATGCTGA
- a CDS encoding superoxide dismutase family protein, which translates to MLFRPAIALSALSIAVLSGCATSMSGPSASAELLARSGSMVSGTVNFSETDGRLRVEAKVAGLTPGEHGFHVHEAGDCSAPDASSAKGHFNPMSKAHGHHTSDEHHSGDMPNLIADAQGVAIYGAELRGLTLSGPTGVVGRSIVIHADPDDYKSQPAGNSGKRVACGVIAAR; encoded by the coding sequence ATGCTGTTTCGCCCCGCTATTGCCTTGAGCGCCTTGTCCATTGCTGTGCTGAGCGGCTGTGCCACCTCCATGTCCGGACCGTCGGCCAGCGCCGAACTGCTCGCCCGTTCGGGCAGCATGGTCAGCGGCACGGTCAATTTTTCCGAAACGGACGGCCGTTTGCGCGTCGAGGCCAAGGTGGCCGGGCTGACGCCGGGCGAGCATGGTTTCCATGTGCACGAGGCAGGCGATTGCAGCGCACCGGACGCGAGCAGCGCCAAGGGCCATTTCAATCCGATGAGCAAGGCGCACGGCCACCACACCAGCGACGAGCATCACAGCGGCGACATGCCCAACCTGATTGCCGATGCGCAGGGTGTAGCCATCTACGGGGCCGAACTCCGTGGCCTGACCCTGAGCGGCCCGACCGGGGTAGTCGGGCGCAGTATCGTGATCCATGCCGATCCGGACGACTACAAGTCGCAGCCGGCCGGCAACTCGGGCAAGCGTGTCGCCTGCGGGGTGATCGCGGCGCGCTGA
- the cysD gene encoding sulfate adenylyltransferase subunit CysD, producing the protein MTQRSTLSHLDWLEAEAIHIMREVAGQCSNPVLLFSGGKDSICMLRLAEKAFRPGKFPFPLMHIDTGHNYEEVVAFRDKRAAELGERLIVRSVEDSMKRGTVVLKHEGESRNKHQSVTLLEAIEEFGFDACIGGARRDEEKARAKERIFSFRDEFGQWDPKNQRPELWSLYNARSHKGENIRAFPISNWTEMDVWQYIEREGLELPSIYFAHKRPVVMRQGSIVPVNVPLVGGGVANPSKDGEEIIDLQVRFRTVGDISCTAPVESDADDVSKIVFETATTTITERGATRLDDQTSDASMEQRKKEGYF; encoded by the coding sequence ATGACCCAACGCTCTACCCTCTCTCACCTCGACTGGCTCGAAGCCGAAGCCATCCACATCATGCGCGAAGTGGCCGGCCAGTGTTCCAACCCGGTGCTGCTCTTCTCCGGCGGCAAGGACTCGATCTGCATGCTGCGCCTGGCCGAAAAAGCCTTCCGCCCGGGCAAGTTTCCCTTCCCGCTGATGCACATCGACACCGGCCACAATTACGAGGAAGTCGTCGCCTTCCGCGACAAGCGTGCCGCCGAGCTCGGTGAGCGCCTGATTGTCCGCTCGGTCGAAGATTCGATGAAGCGCGGTACCGTCGTCCTCAAGCATGAAGGCGAATCGCGCAACAAGCACCAGTCGGTGACCCTGCTCGAAGCCATCGAGGAATTCGGCTTCGACGCCTGCATCGGCGGCGCCCGCCGCGACGAGGAAAAGGCCCGCGCCAAGGAACGCATCTTCAGCTTCCGCGACGAATTCGGCCAGTGGGACCCGAAGAACCAGCGCCCGGAACTATGGAGCCTGTACAACGCCCGTAGCCACAAGGGCGAAAACATCCGCGCCTTCCCGATCTCGAACTGGACGGAAATGGACGTCTGGCAATACATCGAGCGCGAAGGACTGGAACTGCCAAGCATCTATTTCGCTCACAAGCGTCCGGTCGTCATGCGCCAGGGTTCCATCGTGCCGGTCAATGTGCCGCTGGTCGGCGGCGGCGTTGCCAACCCGTCCAAGGACGGAGAAGAAATCATCGACCTGCAGGTGCGTTTCCGCACCGTCGGCGACATTTCCTGCACGGCCCCGGTCGAATCGGATGCCGACGACGTCAGCAAGATCGTTTTCGAAACCGCCACCACCACCATCACCGAGCGCGGCGCTACCCGTCTGGACGACCAGACCAGCGACGCCTCCATGGAACAACGCAAGAAAGAGGGTTACTTCTGA